From Plasmodium brasilianum strain Bolivian I chromosome 7, whole genome shotgun sequence, the proteins below share one genomic window:
- a CDS encoding fam-l protein — translation MEKNIKLLLFINIATFIPLTWICHFSNETRTYYGSLGENYINNKKLNTKNYRLLAKCKHNKDLCSMGLKVGIPNNDMKERKDISNNENIFAQLNRQSNRSLLRNIERHKKDKKNNSRIFETEQYSRFEKKIFKELDYANFLKNNRGISNRIYKKIIRKKYGFRLGLPIFFVLLLSILLLLDLFVGCGLIRGLFKILNIISEHLNYTGTGGVKALQVMLRPLHEWLKKSPFSSFFECAVNGTSSTGRSIDKHYYITGFFGFLIYFIPFFIIGVTCILGVFYYHKKVKKYEKIKFKKR, via the exons atggaaaaaaatattaagttactcttatttattaatattgctACGTTTATACCTTTAACATGGATATGCCATTTTAGCAATGAAACa AGGACATATTATGGATCTTTGGGTGAAaactatataaataacaaaaaattaaatacaaagAATTATCGATTGTTAGCAAAATGTAAACATAATAAGGATTTGTGTAGTATGGGGTTAAAAGTAGGGATACCAAATAATGATatgaaagaaagaaaagatatatctaataatgaaaacataTTTGCACAATTAAATAGACAATCAAATAGAAGTTTATTAAGGAATATAGAAAGGCacaaaaaagataagaaaaataattctcGTATATTTGAAACAGAACAATATTCACGTTtcgaaaaaaagatattcaAAGAACTTGATTATGCTAACTTTCTTAAAAACAACAGGGGGATTAGTAATAggatttacaaaaaaattatacgtaAAAAGTACGGATTTCGATTAGGTTTacctatattttttgttttgttgttATCCATATTACTTTTACTAGATTTATTCGTGGGTTGTGGATTAATAAGAGGACTGTTTAAGATTTTGAATATTATCTCTGAACATTTGAACTACACAGGTACAGGAGGTGTGAAAGCGTTACAAGTAATGTTGAGACCTCTTCATGAATGGTTGAAAAAATCCCCTTTTAGTTCTTTCTTCGAATGTGCTGTTAATGGAACAAGTAGTACTGGTAGGTCAATAGataaacattattatataaccGGTTTCTTTGGTTTtctgatatattttatacccTTCTTTATAATAGGTGTCACATGTATATTAGGGGTTTTTTActatcataaaaaagttaaaaaatatgaaaaaattaagttcaaaaaaaggtaa
- a CDS encoding fam-m protein translates to MEQIVKSILFIKIFAFILLTGICHFKNNVQDKDSNILELEQNIKNNTKCKKKDIAINEKGEKDKNKKSNKSSLNKAQYYTEVIDYNNGMFDGKHFHFEKKWIKKKDYDNFLERNRRICDISLRKIRFRKYSIGIAMFFIFLLLGIGIPILSSLPSLKEAWESITNDGILNKLKVNVEAWGDNVLSYLIIALFSVLMVMLAVMLIVGFYKILGNNEKYNKIKLIKA, encoded by the exons atggaACAAATAGTTAagtcaattttatttattaaaatttttgcgTTTATCCTTTTAACTGGGATAtgtcattttaaaaataatgtg CAGGATAAggattcaaatattttagagttagaacaaaatataaaaaacaatacaaagtgcaaaaaaaaggatatagctattaatgaaaaaggagaaaaagataaaaacaaaaaatctAATAAAAGTTCATTAAATAAGGCACAATACTATACCGAAGTtatagattataataatggaatgtttgatggaaaacatttccattttgaaaaaaaatggattaaaaaaaaagattacgATAATTTTCTTGAAAGAAACAGGAGAATTTGTGATATAtcattaagaaaaataagatttAGAAAGTATAGCATTGGAATTgctatgttttttatttttctcttgcTGGGAATAGGAATACCCATATTATCAAGTTTACCGTCCTTGAAAGAGGCATGGGAAAGCATTACAAACGATGGAATATTGAATAAATTGAAAGTTAATGTAGAAGCATGGGGAGACAATGTACTGTCCTATCTTATTATAGCATTATTTAGCGTACTTATGGTTATGTTAGCTGTTATGCTTATAGTAGGGTTCTACAAGATTTTaggaaataatgaaaaatataacaaaattaagtTAATAAAGGcgtaa